A region of Silurus meridionalis isolate SWU-2019-XX chromosome 17, ASM1480568v1, whole genome shotgun sequence DNA encodes the following proteins:
- the kcnip3a gene encoding Kv channel interacting protein 3a, calsenilin isoform X5 produces MSVRWETEGLQTVGIVCLVFMFLKLMHLLGLIDITEEDSSDSDLELATVRHQPEGLEQLQAQTKFTRKELQSLYRGFKNECPSGLVDEETFKTIYSQFFPQGDATTYAHFLFNAFDLDRNGSIRFEDFVIGLSVLLRGSVTEKLNWAFNLYDINKDGYITKEEMLLIMKSIYDMMGRYTYPSVRDEAPSEHVEKFFQKMDRNQDGVVTIEEFIETCQKDENIMSSMQLFENVI; encoded by the exons ATGAGTGTAAGATGGGAGACGGAGGGACTGCAGACTGTGGGCATCGTCTGCCTGGTGTTCATGTTCCTCAAACTCATGCACCTACTCGGGCTTATAGACATCACAGAGGAAG ACAGCAGCGACAGCGACTTGGAGCTGGCCACCGTCAGGCACCAACCCGAGGGTCTGGAGCAGCTGCAGGCGCAGACCAAGTTCACACGCAAGGAGCTTCAGTCGCTTTACAGgggctttaaaaat GAATGCCCGAGTGGCCTGGTCGATGAGGAAACTTTCAAGACCATCTACTCTCAGTTTTTTCCTCAAGGAG ATGCCACCACGTACGCTCACTTCCTGTTCAACGCCTTCGATCTGGACAGAAATGGCTCCATTCGCTTTGAG GATTTTGTGATCGGGCTTTCAGTGCTCCTGAGAGGCTCCGTCACCGAGAAACTCAACTGGGCCTTCaacctttatgacatcaacAAAGATGGCTACATCACCAAAGAG gaaatGCTGCTGATCATGAAGTCTATCTATGACATGATGGGCAGATACACGTACCCCAGCGTACGAGATGAAGCACCGTCTGAACATGTAGAGAAGTTCtttcag AAAATGGACAGAAATCAAGACGGCGTGGTGACGATCGAGGAGTTCATCGAGACGTGTCAGAAG GATGAAAACATCATGAGCTCCATGCAACTCTTTGAGAATGTGATCTAG